The region TTAATAAATATGGGAGTCGTCCTGTTATGATAGCGGGAGGATGCCTGTCTGGATTGGGCCTTATTGCTGCCTCTTTCTGCAATTCTGTTCAAGCACTGTACTTCTGTATTGGTGTGGTGGGAGGTACCTTATTTTAACTTTCTATATTTTTAAGTTCGGTCATGAGTCATCTATTTTTTTACTGCACACTGTTGCCATCtagtgttgaaaaaaaaaataccaagaAATATTTTGGATTGCCAAACGCTGTTTAATGCTCAAATTTCAACTGAGATATTTATAGGTCAaatacactgacacattttttcTAATTGACTCTTTTAGGTTTGGGATTAGCCTTCAACCTCAACCCTGCCCTCACTATGATTGGAAAGTACTTCTACAATAAGCGGCCCATTGCTAATGGGATTGCCATGGCTGGCagccctgtctttctctccaccaTGGCCCCTATAAACACCTGGCTCTTTGACCGCTTTGGCTGGAGAGGAAGCTTCCTGATCCTGGGTGGCCTGCTCTTCAATTGCTGTGTCGCTGGTTCCCTCATGCGGCCTATAGGACCAAAACCCAAACCCGCAGAGAAggtcacagagaggaggactgTAGTGCAGATCATTAACAGCTTCATCGACCTGTCTTTGTTCAAGCACCGTGGCTTTTTGCTCTATATTATGGGCaatattgtcatgtttttcGGTCTGTTTGCACCACTGGTGTTCCTCAGTAATTTTGCAAAGAGTAAAGACATCCCTAAAGAGAAGGCAGCTTTCTTACTGTCTGTGCTGGCTTTTGTTGACATGGTTGCCCGGCCCTCAATGGGCATTGTGGCTAACACAAAGTGGGTCCGTCCCAGAATACAGTACTTCTTTGCTGCCTCTGTGCTGTACAACGGTGTTTGCCACGTTCTCGCACCACTATCAGTAGACTACAAAGGCTTTGTGATTTATGCCATCTTCTTCGGGTTCGCTTTCGGCTGGCTGAGCTCAGTGCTGTTTGAGACTCTGATGGACCTGGTGGGAGCTCAGCGCTTCTCCAGTGCTGTTGGGCTGGTCACTATTGTGGAGTGTGGTCCTGTATTGTTAGGCCCCCCTTTGCTTGGTGAGTACATCACCTGTTATATGAACTTTCAAGTTCACTGTCAACAATTGTAATTCATTTCTGCGCAGTTTACCTCAGCTTAATGTTGACAGTGACTAAAAATGTTGCAATGTGACTGTTTGTCCTTACAGGGAAGTTCAAAGACATCTATCATGATTACAAGTACACCTACCAGGGCTGTGGGATCCTCCTCATCGTCTCCAGTGTCTTCCTGTTTGCAGGGATGGGACTCAACTATCGACTGCTggccaaagagaaaaaagaggaggagaggaaggctAAGGTGGGAGGTAGAGAACAAAAGTTCAACAGGGGCAATGCTGCCAAGGAGGTGGCAGAGGCAAGGAACACAGAAGACACTGTCTAATGTTCTGTACCGTGTTAagttacatttttcacaattcaCAATTGA is a window of Enoplosus armatus isolate fEnoArm2 chromosome 3, fEnoArm2.hap1, whole genome shotgun sequence DNA encoding:
- the slc16a1a gene encoding monocarboxylate transporter 1a; protein product: MAPAVGGPQGYTPPEGGWGWMVVAGAFISIGFSYAFPKSITVFFKEIEAIFDVTSSQVSWISSIMLAVMYGGGPISSILVNKYGSRPVMIAGGCLSGLGLIAASFCNSVQALYFCIGVVGGLGLAFNLNPALTMIGKYFYNKRPIANGIAMAGSPVFLSTMAPINTWLFDRFGWRGSFLILGGLLFNCCVAGSLMRPIGPKPKPAEKVTERRTVVQIINSFIDLSLFKHRGFLLYIMGNIVMFFGLFAPLVFLSNFAKSKDIPKEKAAFLLSVLAFVDMVARPSMGIVANTKWVRPRIQYFFAASVLYNGVCHVLAPLSVDYKGFVIYAIFFGFAFGWLSSVLFETLMDLVGAQRFSSAVGLVTIVECGPVLLGPPLLGKFKDIYHDYKYTYQGCGILLIVSSVFLFAGMGLNYRLLAKEKKEEERKAKVGGREQKFNRGNAAKEVAEARNTEDTV